A genomic region of Silurus meridionalis isolate SWU-2019-XX chromosome 7, ASM1480568v1, whole genome shotgun sequence contains the following coding sequences:
- the acsl5 gene encoding long-chain-fatty-acid--CoA ligase 5, which translates to MEFLFEFLFSPLPTSALVFLFGLGAVALTYLNTRPKPLRVPVDLNRQTVGTAGGARKNAILKDDNLISYLYEDAKTLYEVFQRGLHASGNGPCLGYRKPRKPYQWLKYKQVSDRAEYLGSGLLHKGLEPSPKSFIGIFAQNRPEWIISELACYTYSMVAVPLYDTLGPEALVFIINRAKISTVLCDKQDKVETLLANCEKSLTPVLKTIIVMDAFDAALTERASKCAVEIMSLKDMEALGKDNLRKPIPPKPEDLSIICFTSGTTGDPKGAMLTHENVVADAASFVKSFESAFTPLSTDVLISFLPLAHMFERVVQTVLYGVGGRVGFFQGDVRLLPDDMKTLKPTVFPVVPRLLNRVYDKIQSGAQTPFKKWLLNFAIERKHAEVKRGIIRNNSIWDKLIFHKVQESLGGCVRVMVTGAAPISPAVLSFLRACLGCQIFEAYGQTECTAGCTISLPGDWTAGHVGVPVPCNVVKLVDVEEMNYFASNGEGEVCIKGKNVFCGYLDDPEKTAEALDQDGWLHTGDIGKWLPSGVLKIIDRKKNIFKLAQGEYIAPEKIENVYIRCGSVAQVFVHGDSLQSCLIAIVVPDAEVLLGLAEKLGVKGSLEELCKNQQIKKAILVDLVKLGREAGLKSFEQVKDLHLHPEQFTIENGLLTPTLKAKRGDLSKFFKHEIENLYAQLQ; encoded by the exons ATGGAGTTTTTATTCGAGTTTCTATTCTCTCCATTGCCCACCTCTGCACTGGTGTTCTTGTTTGGGCTCGGTGCAGTTGCTTTGACTTATCTCAACACCAGGCCCAAGCCTCTGCGGGTACCTGTCGATCTGAATAGACAGACAGTGGGAACTGCG GGTGGAGCCAGGAAAAATGCAATTCTAAAAGATGACAACTTAATATCCTATTTATACGAAGATGCCAAGACTCTATATGAGGTTTTCCAAAGGGGACTACATGCTTCAG GAAATGGACCTTGCTTGGGGTACAGAAAGCCTAGGAAGCCATACCAATGGCTAAAATACAAACAG GTTTCAGATAGGGCTGAGTATTTGGGCTCTGGACTGCTCCACAAAGGCCTGGAGCCCTCACCAAAATCATTCATTGGCATCTTTGCTCAAAATCGACCAGAG TGGATTATCTCTGAGCTGGCCTGCTATACTTATTCCATGGTGGCAGTTCCTCTGTATGACACGTTGGGTCCTGAGGCACTTGTCTTCATTATTAACAGAG CCAAAATATCTACAGTACTTTGTGACAAGCAGGACAAAGTGGAGACTCTTCTAGCTAACTGTGAAAAAAGTCTTACCCCTGTGCTCAAAACCATTATTGTTATGGATGCATTTGATGCTGCTCTAACAGAAAGAGCATCCAAATGTGCAGTGGAAATAATGAGTCTAAAGGACATGGAG gCTCTGGGAAAAGATAATCTTCGAAAGCCAATT CCACCAAAGCCAGAAGACTTGAGTATTATATGTTTTACCAGTGGAACTACTG gtgATCCAAAGGGAGCCATGTTAACCCATGAAAATGTAGTGGCAGATGCTGCTAGCTTTGTTAAAAGCTTTGAG AGTGCCTTTACACCACTGTCCACTGATGTGCTGATATCATTCCTGCCACTGGCTCACATGTTTGAGAGAGTTGTTCAG ACAGTGCTGTATGGTGTGGGTGGAAGGGTAGGTTTCTTCCAAGGAGATGTCAGACTGCTTCCTGATGACATGAAAACCCTAAAGCCCACAGTTTTCCCTGTTGTACCACGTCTTCTTAATCGTGTATATGACAAG ATTCAAAGTGGGGCCCAGACTCCATTCAAGAAATGGCTCCTGAACTTTGCCATTGAAAGGAAACATGCAGAGGTGAAGCGGGGCATCATCAGAAACAACAGCATATGGGACAAGCTCATCTTTCACAAAGTTCAG GAGTCTCTTGGGGGATGTGTGCGAGTGATGGTGACAGGTGCTGCTCCCATTTCACCTGCTGTACTCAGCTTCCTCAGAGCATGCCTCGGTTGCCAG ATATTTGAGGCATATGGCCAAACTGAGTGCACAGCAGGCTGCACCATCTCTCTGCCTGGGGACTGGACTGCTG GACATGTTGGAGTACCCGTTCCATGTAATGTGGTCAAACTAGTAGATGTCGAAGAAATGAACTATTTCGCATCTAATGGTGAAGGAGAG GTGTGTATAAAAGGAAAGAATGTCTTCTGTGGgtatttggatgatccagagaagACAGCTGAGGCCCTTGACCAAGATGGATGGTTACATACTGGAGACATTGGCAAATGGCTTCCG AGTGGAGTCTTGAAGATTATTGAcaggaagaaaaacattttcaaactgGCACAAGGCGAGTACATTGCTCCTGAAAAGATTGAGAACGTTTACATTCGCTGTGGATCAGTTGCTCAAGTATTTGTTCATGGGGACAGTTTGCAG tCCTGTTTAATAGCCATTGTGGTGCCAGATGCTGAGGTACTACTAGGTTTGGCTGAGAAGCTTGGAGTTAAGGGATCATTGGAAGAACTTTGTAAAAACCAG cAAATTAAGAAGGCTATCCTTGTTGACCTTGTAAAGCTGGGACGTGAGGCAGGGCTCAAATCCTTTGAACAA GTAAAAGACCTGCATCTCCACCCTGAGCAGTTCACCATAGAGAATGGTCTGCTTACTCCAACACTTAAGGCTAAAAGAGGTGATCTCAGCAAGTTCTTCAAACATGAGATTGAAAATCTTTACGCTCAACTGCAGTGA